CCATCCATTTCTCATCTTTCCAACTATAGTCATCTTCCCAAACTATGGATGCAGTGTTTGGATTATGTTCACAACGTCTAGCATACGGGTCTGCTTTCTCTGTTACAATACCGTTATTATTACTTTGTATTTTGTATTTGTACGTATGTCCTTTGCCTACATTGGGTATAAATCCTTCCCAAATACCACTTTCGTCCCATCGCACATTTAGTAAGTGTTCGCCTTCTGTCCAATAATTAAAATCTCCAACTACAGAGACTTGCTTAGCTGTTGGTGCCCACACAGAAAAATAAGTACCTTCTACTCCATTTATAGTCCTGATGTGCGATCCAAATTTCTCGTACAACTTATAGTGTTTTCCGGACTTAAATAGATTAATATCAAATTCTGTAAATAAACTAAATACTGTTACATCTGCCATATATTATATTACAAACCCATTAGGTATTATTGCTCCTTTTTTAATAACTACAATACCGTCTTTAATCACGTAAGTATCCGTTTCTATATTTTCAAGATGCTTTCCACCATTAATACGCACATCATCTCCAATTCTTATATTTTTATCAATAATGGTGTTCTTAATAAAGCAACGTTCTCCAATTCCCATTAAAATGCTTACCTTATTTGATTCTATTTCTTTTAGAGATTCATAAGAGTCACACCCCATCATATAAGTATTAATAATGGTGGTCTCTTTTCCAATTCTTGATCGTATACCAATAACCGATTTTTCAATTTTTGCTGCATGAATAATACAACCTTCAGCAATTACCGCTCTATCTAAAGCTGTTCCAGAAATTTTAGAGGTTGGTAAAATCCTTGCACGTGTATACACACTTTGGTCTTTATCATATAAATTAAACTTCGGGATATCATCCGTTAAACCAAGATTAGCTTCAAAAAACGAATCGATATTACCTATATCCGTCCAATACCCTTCAAATTGGTAGCTTAAGGTTTTATGTTTCTCAATGGATTGCGGAATGATTTCTTTACCAAAATCAATAGTATCCGGATTACTCATTAACTCAACCAATAGGTCTCTATTAAAAATATAAATTCCCATAGAAGCTAAATGATGCTTTCCTTGTTTTTCCATTTCTGGGCTTACAGCAGACGTCCAGTCTGGTAATAATGAAGCATCCGGCTTTTCAATAAACGACGTGATTACATTTTTATCGTCTGTTTTAAGGATCCCAAAAGACGTCGCATCTTTTGCATTGACAGGTATTGTTGCTATTGATATTTTAGCATTAGCTTTTACATGCGCATCTACCATGGCATTAAAATCCATTTGGTATAACTGATCCCCGGATAATATTAAAGCATATTCAAAATCATGTTGTAAAAAATGATGCATACTTTGTCTAACCGCATCTGCTGTACCTTGAAACCAACCTTCGTTTCCTGGAGTTTGCTCTGCTGCTAAAACATCTACAAAAGCAGAACTAAAAAAGCTAAAATGATACGTGTTTTTTATATGACGATTTAACGAGGCCGAGTTAAACTGTGTTAACACAAACATACGTTTGATATCAGAATTTATACAATTAGAAATAGGGATATCTACCAATCTATATTTTCCTGCAATAGGTACTGCTGGTTTAGATCGTGTTGCAGTTAAAGGGTATAATCTTGAGCCTTGTCCTCCTCCTAGAATTATAGATAACACTTTATTATTAATCATATTTATTTTTTTAAAGATTGGTATAAATTAATATATGCTTTTGCTGAAACGTCCCATGAATGATCAATAGTCATGATGTCTTTAGTTAGTGACTTAAAGATAGACGTTTTATTGTATAAATCAATACTTCTATTAATTGCACGGTAAATTTCTTCTACTGTAACCTGCTCATGGCTAATCCCAAAGCCGTCTTTTTCATTAATATCAATAACAGTATCTTTTAAACCGCCAATACTTCTTACCACAGGGATCGTACCATAGCGTAAAGCGTATAATTGATTTAAGCCACAAGGTTCTACTCGTGATGGCATTAATAAAAAGTCTGCGCCAGCATACATATTATGAGATAATGCTTCGTCATATCCTATAAAGGTATTATAATGACCTATATATTTTTCTTTAAGGTGAAGTAAAGCCTGTTCTGATTCATAATTACCCGAGCCCAAAACCAACACGCTACACCTGTTATCTTCTAACGCTTTTTCTAAAGCTAGAGGAAAGACATCTGCACCTTTTTCGTATACTAATCGTCCTATAAAAACAATTAATGGTTTTGTTTCATCTAAATCAAACGTTTTACAAAGGGCTAATTTGTTTTTTAGTTTTCCTTTATGTACCGTTTTTAAATTATAGTTTACTTTAATATAACTATCTGTTTCCGGGTTCCAAACGTCACTATCAATACCATTTAAAATACCGATACATTTATCGCTTTCGGCGCTTAATAAGCTTTGCAGTCCATTAGCTTCCATTTTCAGTTCTTCCATATAACTTGGAGAAACCGTCGTTACACGCCAAGCACATTTAATCGCAGAAGCCAAAGGGTTTATGTTATTATCCCAATCTAAAAGACCTGTTCTAGACATGTCAAATTCTGGAATTAAATGTAATTTATCATACCCAAACCAACCTTGATATTGCGCATTATGAATTGTAGTAAGCACTGGTATTGTATTTAATGCTTGATATTTATAACATTCTTGAAGCATAAACGGAATCAATCCTGTATGATGATCATGGCAATGAATAATTTCTGGTTGTTCCGTTAACGTTAAAATCCAATCCAAAGCTGCTATTTGGAAAGCAAGAAACCGATCGGTATCATTATTAGAATAGACGTATGCTTTAAAAAGTAATTCTGGAATAGCTATAAAAAACACCTCAAAATCTAAAATTTCTGCTTTGGTTTTTAACACTTTAAAATTAATTTCTGAGTCACCCAAAACAATGGGAGCTTCATAAACTGTAGAAAAAATATGAGCCTGTGTAAACGCATTATCATAATAAGGCATGATGACAGAAGCGGAATGTCCCAAATTATTTTGATACTTAGGTAATGCTCCTACAACATCTGCTAATCCACCAACTTTTGCAATGGGATAACATTCTGCACTAATATGAAATAGTTTCATTTTAAGATAATTTAATTAGACGATGAAAAGTTACATTTAAAAATTGAAACCTTAAAATGTTATTTTTAATTTAAAATTACGACAGTATTAATTCTATTTTAAGTTTTTACAATACCTTTAAAAAAAGAAAAATTATGAAAAAAATTGCACTATTAGTAATCACTTGTGTTCTGTTTAATTGCAACAGCAAGGCACAAGACAAAAAAGTAAAAGAGACCTTTGAAATCGCTAAAACAAATGCAGAATGGAAATCAGAGTTAACCACTGCTGAATACCATGTGTTACGGGAAGCAGGCACAGAACGCCCCTTTTCTAGCAAGTTAAACAAACAATATAGCGCGGGAGTCTATCATTGTGCTGCTTGCGATACGCCTTTATTTAAAAGTGAAGATAAATTTGATTCTGGAACAGGGTGGCCAAGTTTTGATAATGTCATTGAAGGTAATGTTGCATTTGGAACGGATACTAAAATTGGATATACTAGAGACGAAGAACATTGCGCAACCTGTGGTGGACATTTAGGCCATGTCTTTGATGATGGTCCAAAAGAAACAACAGGTAAAAGACATTGTATAAACGGAGTTGCATTAAATTTTAAACCAAGTAATGAATAATTATAAAGTAACAAAATCGGAAGACGAGTGGCGTAAAGAGTTAAGCGACGAACAATA
This portion of the Olleya sp. Bg11-27 genome encodes:
- a CDS encoding glucose-1-phosphate adenylyltransferase — its product is MINNKVLSIILGGGQGSRLYPLTATRSKPAVPIAGKYRLVDIPISNCINSDIKRMFVLTQFNSASLNRHIKNTYHFSFFSSAFVDVLAAEQTPGNEGWFQGTADAVRQSMHHFLQHDFEYALILSGDQLYQMDFNAMVDAHVKANAKISIATIPVNAKDATSFGILKTDDKNVITSFIEKPDASLLPDWTSAVSPEMEKQGKHHLASMGIYIFNRDLLVELMSNPDTIDFGKEIIPQSIEKHKTLSYQFEGYWTDIGNIDSFFEANLGLTDDIPKFNLYDKDQSVYTRARILPTSKISGTALDRAVIAEGCIIHAAKIEKSVIGIRSRIGKETTIINTYMMGCDSYESLKEIESNKVSILMGIGERCFIKNTIIDKNIRIGDDVRINGGKHLENIETDTYVIKDGIVVIKKGAIIPNGFVI
- a CDS encoding glycogen synthase produces the protein MKLFHISAECYPIAKVGGLADVVGALPKYQNNLGHSASVIMPYYDNAFTQAHIFSTVYEAPIVLGDSEINFKVLKTKAEILDFEVFFIAIPELLFKAYVYSNNDTDRFLAFQIAALDWILTLTEQPEIIHCHDHHTGLIPFMLQECYKYQALNTIPVLTTIHNAQYQGWFGYDKLHLIPEFDMSRTGLLDWDNNINPLASAIKCAWRVTTVSPSYMEELKMEANGLQSLLSAESDKCIGILNGIDSDVWNPETDSYIKVNYNLKTVHKGKLKNKLALCKTFDLDETKPLIVFIGRLVYEKGADVFPLALEKALEDNRCSVLVLGSGNYESEQALLHLKEKYIGHYNTFIGYDEALSHNMYAGADFLLMPSRVEPCGLNQLYALRYGTIPVVRSIGGLKDTVIDINEKDGFGISHEQVTVEEIYRAINRSIDLYNKTSIFKSLTKDIMTIDHSWDVSAKAYINLYQSLKK
- the msrB gene encoding peptide-methionine (R)-S-oxide reductase MsrB — translated: MKKIALLVITCVLFNCNSKAQDKKVKETFEIAKTNAEWKSELTTAEYHVLREAGTERPFSSKLNKQYSAGVYHCAACDTPLFKSEDKFDSGTGWPSFDNVIEGNVAFGTDTKIGYTRDEEHCATCGGHLGHVFDDGPKETTGKRHCINGVALNFKPSNE